One Acidimicrobiia bacterium genomic window carries:
- a CDS encoding prephenate dehydrogenase/arogenate dehydrogenase family protein, which translates to MSQRRAAVVGLGLIGGSISLALRRRGWYVSGTDIDPSRSARALTMGAIDHAGPDPAAEITFLAVPVRSVPDAAEAALASTQGIVTDVGSVKGSIVEAVNHPRFIGGHPMAGSEQDGIDGADADLFAGSVWVLTPTPTNDDSHLNLLRSVIVDLGADVVALAPEHHDALVAVVSHVPHLTAAALMQLAEERGNEHRALLRLAAGGFRDMTRVASGHPGIWPDICVENRPAIVEVLDGLIASLQEVRTVVAEGDRDALLAMLEQARTARKNLPSRLIGTVALCELRIPVPDRAGVLAEVTTLAGTLDVNIADVEIAHSSEGERGVLILIVEAAAAERLRAGLLAQGFRPAVLPLQ; encoded by the coding sequence ATGAGTCAGCGACGCGCCGCGGTAGTCGGCCTTGGCCTGATAGGGGGCTCGATCAGCCTGGCGCTGCGACGCCGCGGCTGGTACGTCAGTGGTACCGACATCGACCCCTCCCGATCGGCCCGGGCACTAACCATGGGGGCTATTGATCATGCTGGCCCCGATCCCGCCGCCGAAATCACCTTCCTCGCCGTGCCCGTGCGGTCCGTGCCGGATGCTGCCGAGGCGGCGTTGGCCTCCACTCAGGGGATCGTCACCGATGTGGGCAGCGTGAAAGGGTCCATTGTGGAAGCCGTGAACCACCCGCGCTTCATCGGTGGTCACCCGATGGCGGGCTCGGAGCAGGACGGGATCGACGGGGCCGACGCCGACCTGTTCGCCGGGTCCGTGTGGGTACTTACCCCCACCCCCACGAATGACGACAGCCACCTCAACCTGCTGCGGTCGGTGATTGTGGACCTCGGGGCCGACGTGGTGGCCCTGGCCCCGGAACACCATGATGCGCTGGTGGCGGTGGTGTCCCATGTGCCCCATCTCACCGCCGCCGCGCTCATGCAACTGGCCGAAGAGCGAGGCAACGAGCACCGGGCCCTCCTCCGACTGGCCGCTGGCGGTTTCCGCGACATGACTCGGGTGGCGTCGGGACACCCTGGTATCTGGCCCGATATTTGCGTGGAAAACCGGCCCGCCATCGTGGAGGTCCTCGACGGTCTGATCGCGTCGTTGCAGGAGGTGCGGACGGTGGTGGCGGAGGGAGATCGCGATGCGCTCCTCGCCATGCTGGAGCAAGCCCGAACGGCGAGAAAGAACCTGCCGTCCCGTCTGATCGGCACCGTTGCCTTGTGCGAGCTCCGCATTCCGGTACCCGACCGGGCCGGGGTGCTGGCGGAAGTCACCACCCTGGCCGGCACCCTGGATGTCAATATCGCCGACGTCGAGATCGCCCATTCGAGTGAGGGGGAGCGCGGGGTGTTGATCCTCATCGTAGAAGCGGCGGCGGCCGAGCGACTGCGCGCCGGACTGTTGGCCCAGGGCTTTCGACCGGCGGTACTTCCCCTCCAATGA
- the aroA gene encoding 3-phosphoshikimate 1-carboxyvinyltransferase — translation MSLAPLPDPLPISPIAHPLAAIVTLPGSKSLTNRALVCAALAEGTSEIINALHAQDTEAMVDGLAALGVDIAPQWESGRVVVQGSAGRPSADVALVDARLSGTTSRFLLPVAGLGAGLHRVDAANRMRQRPMAEALTAVRSLGADVREVGAPGHLPVELTGGSLTGGEVRLRGDVSSQFLSGLLLAGPAMPNGLTVHLEGHLVSRPYVEMTVAVMAAFGATVDQDDHTWVVAPQPYRATQYAVEPDASAASYCFAAAALVGGSVTVEGLGTGSGQGDLAFVDLLEQMGAEVDRGATSTTVTGRGELRGIATNMAQVSDTAQTLAVVAAFAQSPTEVSGIGFIRGKETDRIRAVVTELQRLGVDAREQPDGFVVRPGPVGPGTVQTYDDHRMAMSFALVGLRVAGIRIADPACVAKTFPRFWTMLDELSGPPGAGTMVRRP, via the coding sequence ATGAGTCTGGCGCCGCTACCCGACCCGCTCCCGATCAGCCCGATCGCTCATCCGCTGGCGGCCATCGTCACCCTGCCGGGGTCAAAGAGCCTCACCAACCGGGCGCTGGTGTGCGCCGCGCTGGCCGAGGGTACGAGCGAGATCATCAACGCTCTGCATGCGCAGGACACCGAAGCCATGGTGGACGGCCTGGCGGCCCTCGGCGTAGACATCGCGCCGCAGTGGGAGAGCGGCCGAGTGGTGGTGCAGGGCAGCGCTGGTCGCCCCTCGGCTGATGTGGCTCTGGTCGACGCCCGCCTTTCGGGTACCACCAGTCGGTTCCTGCTGCCGGTGGCGGGCCTGGGTGCCGGCCTCCACCGGGTGGATGCCGCCAATCGAATGCGCCAGCGGCCAATGGCCGAAGCCCTGACTGCGGTACGAAGTCTCGGTGCTGATGTGCGCGAGGTGGGGGCCCCGGGCCACCTGCCCGTTGAGCTCACCGGGGGGTCCCTCACGGGTGGCGAGGTGCGGCTGCGGGGCGACGTGTCGAGTCAGTTCCTTTCCGGTCTGCTCCTCGCCGGACCGGCTATGCCGAACGGTCTCACGGTGCACCTGGAGGGGCATCTCGTGTCACGGCCCTATGTGGAGATGACCGTGGCGGTCATGGCGGCGTTCGGGGCGACGGTCGACCAAGACGACCACACCTGGGTGGTGGCGCCTCAGCCCTATCGGGCCACGCAGTATGCGGTGGAACCTGATGCCAGCGCCGCCTCCTATTGCTTTGCGGCGGCGGCCCTCGTGGGGGGTTCGGTGACCGTCGAGGGACTCGGGACAGGTTCGGGGCAAGGAGACCTCGCCTTCGTGGACCTCTTGGAACAAATGGGAGCGGAGGTAGACCGGGGCGCAACTTCCACCACCGTCACCGGGCGGGGCGAACTGCGCGGCATTGCGACGAACATGGCCCAAGTTTCCGACACTGCCCAAACCCTGGCGGTGGTAGCGGCCTTCGCTCAGAGCCCTACTGAGGTGAGCGGTATCGGTTTCATTCGAGGTAAGGAGACCGATCGGATCCGGGCGGTGGTAACCGAGTTGCAGCGCCTCGGCGTGGACGCCCGCGAGCAGCCCGACGGATTCGTGGTGCGGCCGGGCCCGGTTGGGCCGGGGACGGTCCAAACCTATGACGACCATCGCATGGCCATGTCCTTCGCCCTCGTTGGGTTGCGAGTGGCGGGAATTCGTATCGCCGACCCGGCTTGCGTGGCCAAGACCTTCCCGCGGTTTTGGACCATGTTGGATGAGCTCTCCGGGCCACCCGGGGCGGGAACTATGGTACGACGGCCGTGA
- a CDS encoding (d)CMP kinase, which produces MDGPAGSGKSTVARALAVHLGLDYLDTGAMYRCVTFAAMRRGIDPTDADVVARIVGDIEMDIGLQAVTVDGVDATIEIRGTEVSRAVSVVAANPVVRAEMVQRQRDWVEDHAGGVIEGRDIGSVVFPDAELKVYLTADPAVRAERRSKEVSDLDYETVAVDIARRDALDQGRETSPLVVADDAFLVDTSSLTVDDIVAVIDRALND; this is translated from the coding sequence ATCGACGGGCCGGCCGGGTCGGGGAAATCCACGGTGGCCCGCGCCTTAGCGGTCCACCTGGGGCTGGACTATCTCGATACCGGGGCGATGTACCGATGCGTCACCTTCGCCGCCATGCGCCGGGGGATCGATCCGACCGATGCCGATGTCGTCGCCCGGATCGTCGGCGACATTGAGATGGACATCGGCCTGCAGGCGGTCACTGTGGACGGCGTGGATGCCACCATTGAGATACGGGGCACCGAGGTGAGCCGAGCGGTCAGCGTGGTGGCGGCCAACCCTGTAGTTCGGGCCGAGATGGTGCAGCGCCAGCGGGACTGGGTAGAAGACCACGCCGGAGGGGTGATCGAAGGCCGCGACATCGGCAGCGTGGTGTTCCCTGACGCCGAACTGAAGGTGTATCTCACGGCGGACCCTGCGGTGCGGGCCGAACGACGGTCCAAGGAGGTGAGCGATCTCGACTACGAGACGGTGGCGGTGGACATTGCCCGTCGGGATGCCCTCGACCAGGGCCGGGAAACATCGCCGCTCGTCGTTGCTGACGATGCCTTCTTGGTGGACACCTCATCGCTCACGGTAGACGACATCGTCGCCGTCATCGACCGGGCCCTCAATGACTAG
- a CDS encoding 1-acyl-sn-glycerol-3-phosphate acyltransferase — MTRDRPGGDIHIWTGEPSVATRLSYAVVRGAFVFVFKVVGRAQIFGAGHIPTSGAFVLAPVHRSNIDFALSSLVTDRPMRYMGKDSIWRFHLLGRFVSVLGAFPVHRGTADRDAMKACIDIVEGGNPLVMFPEGTRNEGPELSEIFDGTAYVAAKCGVPIVPLGIGGSEMAMAKGSRIPHRARLVLVVGAPIPPPPKNESGRVPRSAIRALTERLRVELQAHFDEAMARAGGTRH; from the coding sequence ATGACTAGAGATCGACCGGGGGGCGACATCCACATTTGGACGGGTGAGCCCAGTGTGGCGACCCGTCTGAGCTATGCCGTTGTCCGCGGTGCCTTCGTGTTCGTGTTCAAGGTGGTGGGCCGAGCCCAGATTTTCGGAGCGGGGCACATTCCTACGTCCGGGGCCTTTGTGCTGGCTCCCGTGCATCGAAGCAACATCGACTTCGCCCTGTCGTCCCTGGTCACGGATCGACCGATGCGCTACATGGGCAAAGACAGCATTTGGAGATTCCATCTACTGGGCCGGTTTGTCTCCGTACTGGGCGCCTTCCCCGTGCATCGAGGGACCGCGGATCGCGACGCGATGAAGGCCTGCATCGATATCGTGGAGGGCGGGAATCCATTGGTCATGTTCCCTGAGGGCACCCGCAACGAAGGACCGGAGCTCTCTGAGATCTTCGACGGGACGGCCTACGTGGCGGCCAAGTGTGGCGTTCCGATCGTTCCATTGGGCATCGGAGGGAGCGAGATGGCAATGGCGAAGGGGTCACGAATACCCCATCGGGCGCGTCTGGTTCTGGTAGTCGGTGCTCCGATACCACCACCGCCCAAGAACGAGAGCGGCCGGGTGCCCCGCAGCGCCATAAGAGCGCTCACAGAGCGGCTACGCGTCGAACTGCAGGCTCATTTCGACGAGGCCATGGCGCGAGCGGGCGGAACGCGACACTAA
- a CDS encoding HD domain-containing protein, producing MSFRSMDTSTAQEWAVIGQETRENQSRVADRVLDLLRSLAEITDGFATDQLTHCLQTATRAERDGADDEVVIASLCHDIGKAISVPGHPQIAAAILRPYVRPEVHTMILVHQDFQGAHYYHHFGGDPAARENHRDALTDQEWRLAEQFADDWDQKAFDPDYDTLPLEHFEARLRDLFASANLF from the coding sequence ATGTCATTTCGGAGCATGGATACCTCAACCGCGCAGGAGTGGGCCGTGATCGGCCAAGAAACCCGGGAAAACCAGTCCCGGGTAGCCGATCGAGTGTTGGACCTGTTGCGGTCTCTCGCCGAGATCACCGACGGTTTCGCCACCGATCAACTGACCCACTGCCTTCAGACCGCCACCCGGGCCGAGCGCGACGGGGCCGACGACGAGGTGGTGATTGCCAGCCTCTGCCACGACATCGGAAAGGCCATCAGTGTCCCGGGTCATCCCCAGATCGCGGCGGCCATCCTCCGGCCCTACGTGCGGCCCGAGGTCCACACGATGATCCTCGTGCACCAGGATTTCCAAGGCGCTCACTACTACCACCACTTCGGCGGCGATCCGGCCGCTCGCGAAAACCATCGAGACGCCCTCACCGATCAAGAGTGGCGGCTCGCAGAGCAGTTCGCCGACGACTGGGACCAAAAGGCCTTCGACCCCGATTACGACACGCTCCCCCTCGAGCACTTCGAGGCCCGGCTACGGGACCTATTCGCCAGCGCCAATCTCTTTTAG
- the ispH gene encoding 4-hydroxy-3-methylbut-2-enyl diphosphate reductase has translation MAVDKVLLASPRGFCAGVEMAIKALAWMVRAFEPPVYCYHEIVHNQLVVDRFRALGVIFVDDIADIPPGRPLMLSAHGSAPEVVLAARASGGYVVDAVCPLVTKVHHEVKVRAAKGFQIVYVGHEGHEEAVGTMAVAPDSVHRVESIEEVDALPMFDQPVALLAQTTLSHSDWAAVAERAAERFPDVWQPGSSDLCFATTNRQAALGAIAARCDAVIVIGSANSSNTRALERMAREAGAAVVCRINHPREIPSGLHGIVGVTAGASAPEELVEAVIAYLAPLNGVEEVRITEEDEYFPPPRELRDLLSSVDVLATLSLGGSLEARPPLRDRAIAASDVLEQLL, from the coding sequence ATGGCTGTCGACAAGGTGCTTCTGGCGTCTCCCCGGGGTTTTTGTGCGGGGGTGGAAATGGCGATCAAGGCGTTGGCCTGGATGGTGCGGGCCTTTGAGCCCCCCGTCTACTGCTACCACGAGATCGTCCACAACCAGTTAGTGGTGGATCGCTTTCGAGCTCTCGGGGTGATCTTCGTGGACGACATCGCCGACATTCCGCCGGGACGCCCGCTCATGCTCTCCGCTCACGGCTCCGCCCCCGAGGTGGTCCTCGCCGCCCGAGCCAGCGGGGGGTACGTCGTGGACGCCGTGTGTCCCCTCGTGACCAAAGTGCACCATGAAGTGAAGGTGCGAGCGGCCAAGGGCTTCCAGATCGTCTACGTGGGCCATGAGGGCCACGAGGAGGCGGTGGGAACCATGGCGGTGGCCCCCGATTCGGTGCATCGGGTGGAGTCGATCGAGGAAGTCGATGCCCTGCCGATGTTTGACCAGCCCGTTGCTCTTCTCGCCCAGACCACCCTCTCGCACAGCGACTGGGCAGCGGTGGCCGAGCGCGCCGCGGAGCGCTTCCCGGATGTTTGGCAGCCCGGCAGCAGCGACCTTTGCTTCGCCACCACCAATCGACAGGCGGCGCTGGGGGCGATAGCGGCCCGCTGCGATGCGGTTATTGTGATCGGTTCCGCCAACTCGTCGAATACCCGCGCCCTCGAGCGAATGGCGCGTGAGGCGGGCGCGGCGGTGGTGTGTCGGATCAACCACCCTCGAGAGATTCCCTCCGGCTTGCATGGCATCGTTGGGGTTACCGCCGGTGCATCGGCGCCCGAGGAGTTGGTGGAGGCGGTCATTGCCTATCTGGCCCCGCTCAACGGGGTGGAAGAGGTTCGCATCACCGAGGAAGACGAGTATTTTCCACCGCCGCGTGAGCTGCGTGACCTGTTGAGCTCGGTGGATGTGCTGGCCACCTTGTCGCTAGGCGGAAGTCTGGAGGCTCGTCCGCCCCTGCGGGATAGGGCCATCGCCGCCAGCGACGTCCTCGAACAGCTCCTCTAG
- a CDS encoding DUF512 domain-containing protein, which yields MPFPRVVTVAASSPAQDAGVATGDEVISIDGVVPRDIIEWRFLVDDADPILEVQRGGLQITLEVSKRAGEPLGVDVQSALFDQVRTCDNHCEFCFIYQLPPGLRESLYLKDDDYRLSFLYGNFTTLTRFTEADLERVITERLSPLNVSIHATDPEVRSAMLRNRRGATSLRWLRALLDHGIEVHGQIVVCPGTNDGAVLDDTLAGVLDRFPELASLCVVPLGISRYNTEPRLRAHTPAEAGAVVDCVEDWQDIYQRVLGRRLAFVGDEYYLLAQRPFPSAETYESFAMHEDGVGMACTFEREFFDETASTTGTQAGFFAWADGSGSSDADYEPYRGTRATAGQLLQVRPSRHAPVGILTSTYGARVLAPLVARLGRTDVRLVTVDNRFFGGTTGVTGLLVGEDIARTLASEPAGHRYLLPDVCLSNGRFLDGTGPEDLPRPVEIVATDGHALRVALADPSRSFVATR from the coding sequence ATGCCCTTTCCTCGTGTCGTCACCGTGGCGGCTTCATCGCCGGCGCAGGACGCGGGAGTGGCTACCGGCGACGAGGTCATCTCGATCGACGGGGTGGTCCCGCGCGACATCATCGAGTGGAGATTTCTGGTCGACGACGCCGACCCGATCCTGGAAGTGCAGCGCGGCGGGTTGCAGATCACCCTCGAGGTGAGCAAGCGCGCGGGGGAACCGCTCGGTGTCGATGTGCAGTCGGCCCTATTCGACCAAGTCCGCACATGCGACAACCACTGTGAGTTCTGTTTCATCTATCAACTACCGCCCGGCCTGCGGGAGAGCCTCTACCTCAAAGACGATGACTACCGACTCAGTTTCCTCTACGGGAACTTCACCACCCTCACTCGCTTCACCGAGGCCGACCTCGAGCGGGTCATCACCGAGCGGCTCAGCCCGCTCAATGTGTCGATCCATGCCACCGACCCTGAGGTTCGCTCCGCCATGCTGCGGAACCGCCGGGGGGCCACCAGCCTGCGATGGCTGCGAGCCCTCCTCGACCACGGCATCGAGGTACACGGCCAGATCGTGGTGTGTCCGGGGACCAATGACGGGGCCGTTCTCGATGACACCCTTGCCGGGGTGCTCGACCGTTTTCCAGAACTGGCCTCCCTGTGCGTCGTACCGCTCGGGATCAGCCGTTACAACACCGAGCCGCGCCTGCGCGCCCACACCCCGGCCGAAGCCGGAGCAGTGGTGGATTGCGTGGAGGACTGGCAGGACATTTATCAGCGTGTGTTGGGGCGACGGTTGGCCTTCGTGGGGGACGAGTACTACCTCCTGGCCCAGCGACCGTTCCCGTCGGCTGAGACCTACGAATCCTTCGCCATGCACGAGGACGGGGTGGGTATGGCCTGCACCTTCGAACGAGAATTCTTCGACGAGACCGCCTCGACCACCGGAACCCAGGCGGGGTTCTTCGCCTGGGCCGATGGCTCGGGGTCATCCGACGCCGACTACGAGCCCTATCGGGGCACCCGAGCCACCGCCGGTCAGCTCCTGCAGGTCCGCCCCTCACGGCACGCCCCCGTGGGGATTTTGACCAGCACGTACGGCGCTCGAGTGCTCGCCCCCCTCGTCGCCCGCCTCGGGCGCACCGATGTGCGTCTCGTGACCGTTGACAATCGCTTCTTTGGCGGCACCACCGGTGTTACGGGGTTGTTGGTAGGGGAAGACATCGCCCGCACCTTGGCCTCGGAACCCGCCGGCCATCGGTACCTGTTGCCGGATGTGTGCCTCTCCAACGGGCGCTTTTTGGATGGCACCGGCCCGGAGGATCTTCCTCGCCCGGTAGAGATCGTGGCCACCGATGGCCATGCGCTGCGCGTGGCCCTGGCCGATCCATCCCGCAGTTTCGTGGCCACCCGATGA
- the der gene encoding ribosome biogenesis GTPase Der: MTLPIVCIVGRPNVGKSTLVNRIIGKRVAIVEERPGVTRDRKEVEAEWQGVPFLLVDTGGWIASGSSLDEKVSRQSEQAIRDADVVLLLVDAVTGITEDDSRIGTVVRTLAKGPVLLVANKVDDSGREGLIWEALSLGLGEPHPISALHGRGAGDVLDRLVALLPSTAEEATDPEEGERIFSVALVGRPNVGKSTLFNRMIGEERAVVHDMPGTTRDAVDTVVETEDGPIRFVDTAGMRRKSKIDEGTEYYSLVRALQAVDQADVALLVIDSTVGVTAQDQRLAERIDVSGSPVVVLLNKHELLPDAEARADLDYQVKERLRFIGEAPVLKISALTGKGVHKLMPALSLSIEDYHRRVPTRRVNEVMRSAQQAQPGPHGVKVLYATQAAVDPPTFTLFSNREIPPTYLRYLERMLREGFDLGATPIKMRVRKRSS, from the coding sequence ATGACGCTGCCGATCGTATGCATCGTGGGTCGCCCGAACGTGGGTAAGTCCACCCTCGTAAACCGCATCATTGGCAAGCGGGTGGCCATTGTGGAGGAGCGTCCGGGGGTCACCCGCGACCGCAAGGAAGTAGAGGCGGAATGGCAGGGCGTTCCATTTCTCCTCGTCGATACCGGCGGCTGGATTGCCAGTGGGTCCTCGCTCGACGAGAAGGTGTCACGCCAGAGCGAGCAGGCCATTCGGGATGCTGATGTGGTCCTCCTCTTGGTGGATGCGGTCACCGGAATCACCGAAGACGACAGTCGCATCGGCACGGTGGTGCGAACGCTGGCCAAAGGCCCCGTTCTCCTCGTGGCCAACAAGGTGGACGACTCCGGCCGGGAAGGCCTCATCTGGGAGGCATTGTCTCTTGGTCTCGGTGAGCCCCATCCGATCAGCGCCCTCCATGGGCGCGGCGCCGGTGACGTGCTCGATCGCTTGGTGGCGTTGCTCCCCTCCACCGCCGAGGAGGCGACCGACCCTGAGGAAGGGGAGCGGATCTTCTCCGTGGCCCTGGTGGGGCGGCCCAACGTAGGAAAATCGACGCTCTTCAACCGGATGATCGGCGAAGAGCGGGCGGTCGTGCACGACATGCCCGGTACCACCCGCGACGCGGTGGACACCGTGGTGGAGACCGAGGACGGACCGATCCGCTTCGTCGACACCGCCGGCATGCGCCGCAAGAGCAAGATCGACGAAGGCACCGAGTACTACTCGCTGGTCCGGGCGCTGCAGGCGGTGGATCAGGCCGATGTGGCGCTCCTCGTGATCGACTCCACCGTGGGGGTCACCGCCCAGGACCAGCGTCTCGCCGAGCGCATCGACGTTTCGGGGAGTCCCGTGGTGGTGCTGTTGAACAAGCACGAACTGTTGCCCGATGCCGAAGCCCGAGCCGACCTCGACTACCAGGTGAAAGAGCGCCTTCGTTTCATCGGCGAGGCCCCCGTCCTGAAGATCTCGGCGCTCACCGGCAAGGGCGTGCACAAACTGATGCCGGCCCTGTCGCTGAGCATCGAGGATTACCACCGGCGGGTCCCCACCCGGCGGGTGAACGAGGTCATGCGGTCGGCCCAGCAAGCCCAGCCCGGGCCGCACGGTGTGAAAGTTCTCTACGCCACCCAGGCCGCCGTCGACCCGCCCACCTTCACCCTGTTCTCAAATCGCGAGATTCCGCCCACTTACCTGCGTTATCTGGAGCGCATGCTGCGTGAAGGTTTCGATCTCGGTGCCACCCCGATCAAGATGCGGGTGCGGAAGCGATCGTCCTGA
- a CDS encoding aminotransferase class V-fold PLP-dependent enzyme, whose translation MTPLEVATARALTPGCAEVLHLNHAGASLMPQPVLDTVISHLEREGRTGGYEAANEAAATLGHTYNAVASLLGCAASEVALTESATRAWDAAVYSLPIAPSQRVVISRAEYASNAIALLQLCQRTGAEILLVDNDKHGQIDIEALAEALAHHDVALVSLVHVPTQSGLVNPAAAVGHLCQAAGVTFVLDACQSVGQLPLDVTELGCDVLTGTGRKFLRGPRGTGFLYMRQALLEQVEPVMLDAHAADWIAPDRFTIRADARRFENWECNLAARLGLGAAIDHALSWGVANIAARNERLAAGLRARLAEIPGVTGHDRGEHLCAITTFSVADIDPAVIQQRLRAEAVNVSVGTASFARLDLPPRGLESVVRASVHYVTTEDELDRFAECIRTIASAPAS comes from the coding sequence ATGACCCCTCTGGAGGTGGCCACGGCCCGCGCCCTCACCCCCGGTTGCGCTGAGGTCTTGCACCTGAACCACGCCGGTGCCTCCCTCATGCCGCAGCCGGTTCTCGACACCGTCATCAGCCATCTCGAACGGGAGGGGCGCACGGGCGGCTACGAGGCGGCCAATGAGGCGGCCGCAACCCTCGGGCACACGTACAACGCCGTGGCTTCCCTCCTTGGATGTGCCGCCAGTGAAGTGGCTCTCACCGAGTCGGCCACCCGGGCATGGGACGCAGCCGTGTACTCGCTTCCGATCGCCCCATCCCAACGCGTAGTCATCAGCCGGGCCGAGTACGCATCCAACGCCATCGCCCTCCTGCAACTCTGCCAACGCACCGGCGCCGAGATCCTGCTGGTGGACAACGACAAGCACGGCCAGATCGACATCGAGGCCCTGGCGGAGGCCCTCGCCCATCACGATGTGGCGCTGGTTTCGCTCGTTCATGTGCCCACCCAAAGTGGCCTCGTGAATCCGGCGGCGGCGGTCGGTCACCTCTGCCAGGCCGCCGGGGTCACCTTTGTCCTCGATGCGTGTCAGTCGGTTGGGCAACTTCCCCTCGACGTAACCGAGCTGGGCTGTGACGTGCTCACCGGCACCGGTCGGAAGTTTCTACGCGGGCCGCGCGGCACCGGTTTTCTCTACATGCGCCAGGCGCTCTTGGAACAGGTGGAACCGGTGATGCTCGATGCCCATGCCGCTGATTGGATTGCCCCTGATCGCTTCACCATCCGTGCCGATGCCCGGCGCTTCGAGAACTGGGAGTGCAACCTGGCGGCCCGCTTAGGCCTGGGGGCCGCCATCGACCATGCTCTGAGCTGGGGGGTGGCGAACATCGCGGCCCGTAACGAAAGGTTGGCGGCGGGTCTGCGGGCCCGCCTCGCTGAGATACCCGGCGTCACGGGACACGATCGAGGTGAACACTTGTGCGCCATCACCACCTTCAGCGTGGCCGACATCGATCCGGCGGTCATCCAGCAGCGCCTGCGAGCCGAGGCCGTCAACGTGTCGGTGGGGACCGCCAGTTTTGCCCGACTCGACCTGCCGCCGCGCGGCCTCGAATCGGTAGTCCGCGCCTCGGTGCACTACGTAACGACCGAAGACGAACTGGACCGCTTCGCGGAGTGCATCAGGACGATCGCTTCCGCACCCGCATCTTGA